Proteins encoded together in one Lathyrus oleraceus cultivar Zhongwan6 chromosome 5, CAAS_Psat_ZW6_1.0, whole genome shotgun sequence window:
- the LOC127084286 gene encoding expansin-A13: MSRGVLISIYIITLLLTILFTSPTTSHYSSPSPPAAPFSESPNEPTSPPAAEWLSAHATYSSSSDDTRDSVDGACGYGDPLRDGYGTTAASLSETLFVRGQICGACFELRCFEEDVPFDRRWCVSGSSIVVTATNFCAPNYGFDAESEGGHCNPPKQHFVIPVEAFEKIAIWKGGNMPVEYRRIKCPKEGRMRFTITGSGIFNSVLISNVAGIGDIVGVKVKGSKTGWISMGRNWGQNWQVNALLQNQPLSFEVTNSDGVTITSYNVAPKNWTLGQTFEGKQFES; this comes from the exons ATGTCACGGGGAGTATTAATATCTATTTACATTATTACCCTTTTATTAACTATTCTATTCACTTCACCGACTACCTCTCATTACTCTTCTCCATCACCTCCCGCCGCACCATTCTCCGAATCCCCTAACGAACCTACCTCTCCTCCCGCCGCCGAATGGCTCTCCGCGCACGCCACTTACTCCTCCTCCTCCGATGACACCAGAGACTCCGTCGACGGCGCATGCGGCTACGGTGACCCTCTCAGAGACGGTTACGGCACCACCGCAGCTTCTCTCAGTGAGACTCTCTTTGTGCGCGGCCAGATCTGTGGCGCATGTTTTGAGCTTCGTTGTTTTGAGGAGGATGTTCCTTTTGACCGGCGGTGGTGCGTCTCCGGCAGTTCTATTGTTGTTACTGCTACCAATTTCTGTGCTCCGAACTATGGTTTTGACGCAGAGAGCGAGGGTGGACATTGTAACCCTCCTAAGCAGCATTTTGTGATTCCGGTTGAAGCATTCGAGAAGATTGCGATTTGGAAAGGGGGTAACATGCCCGTGGAGTATCGCAG GATAAAGTGCCCAAAGGAAGGGAGAATGCGGTTTACAATTACTGGTTCTGGTATATTCAATTCAGTGCTGATAAGTAACGTGGCTGGCATAGGAGACATTGTTGGTGTGAAAGTGAAGGGTTCAAAAACTGGTTGGATTTCTATGGGTAGGAATTGGGGTCAAAATTGGCAAGTAAACGCCTTGCTACAAAACCAACCTCTTTCATTTGAGGTCACAAATAGTGATGGTGTAACCATTACATCTTACAATGTAGCTCCTAAGAATTGGACCCTTGGACAAACCTTTGAAGGCAAGCAATTTGAGTCTTAG